From Mesorhizobium sp. Pch-S:
ACACACGCATGAAACAGGTGACCCGCGACGGGCTTCCGATATCGCTGACCCCTCAGGAGTACCGTCTCTTTGCTTTCATGGTGCATCAGCGGGAAAGAGTTGTCTCGCAGATGGAGATAACAGAGCATCTCTATTCGCAGGATTTCGCAAGGGACTCCAATTCAGTCGAGGTCCTGGTTGCCCGTCTGCGCAAACGCCTGGGTGCTGACGTCATCGTAACGCGTCGAGGACACGGATACACGCTCGGCGGCAATTTCTGATGAAACTTGGCTCGCTCAAGGTTCGGATGATTGTCGGGACTGCCGTCTCGATCGCTTTTGCGCTCGTTCTGGCCGGCATCGCGCTTGGCTACCTTTTCGTTGAAAGCGTCGAGCGGGGTGCGCGGTCCGATCTTTCGGCAACCATGGCGCGCCTTGTGGCGCTGGTCGATCTGGACGTGACCGGCGATGTACCGCGTCTTTCGGGCCGATTGCCCGACCCCCGCTATGACACGCCGCACAGCGGCCTTTATTGGCAGGTCCGCGATATGGACTCGCAGCGGACCATACGTTCCCGCTCACTTTGGGACCGAATTCTGGATACGGATCCCAAGCTGGAAGGACAGCGGTTCTCGACGATGACAGGACCTGCGGGGCAGTCACTGATCGCCTTGTCGCTGAACGCGAACTTCAAGACCAACCAGCAGGACAAGCGCTACCAGATCATCGTTGCCCAGGACCGCTCGATACTCGACGACTCCATCAAGGACTTCGCCTGGTCAATGGTGATAGCCCTGCTTGTGCTGGGTGGCGCTCTCGTCGTCATTGCTGTCCTGCAGGTGCATTTCGGTCTCCTGCCATTCAAGAAACTGCGTCAGGACGTCGAGAGCATTCGCAAGGGGACAGCCAGTTCCGTCGAAAGAAGCTATCCCGCCGAGGTTGTCCCCTTGGTCGTCGAGGTCAACGAACTGTTGGCCTTGCAGCAAAAATCCATCGAGTTCGCGCGTTCGCGCGCCGCGGATCTGGCACACGGGCTCAAGACCCCGTTGTCGGTAATCGGCACCATCGCGCATGAACTGGAGGTGCGCGGCGATCATCACCATGCGGCCGCCATCGCCAACCTGGCGGACGAAATGCACGAGCGCATCGACTATCAGCTGCGCCTGTCGCGGCTGCGCCATCGCGCGCGGCTGCACATGCTGAGAGCCCCGCTTAATCCTGTCGTCACACGCGCGATGCTCGTCCTGCAGAAGACAAAAGAAGGCGAACGGCTCGAGTGGCTGGCCGATCTGAATGATGAGCTCGATGTCGATATCGACGCAAACGACCTCATCGAACTTGTTGGGATCGTTTTGGAGAACGCCGCCAAATGGGCGAAGTCCACGGTGAGCATCCAGATTCGCAAAGACGGCGATGTCGCTGAATTGAGAATAAGCGACGACGGACCGGGAATTGACCAATCGAACTTGAAGCTGGTTGGCGTAAGAGGGCGGCGCTTTGATGAGAGCGCACCTGGAAGCGGTCTGGGACTGGCAATCGCGCGAGAGATCGTAGCGCTGAACAACGGATCGATGTCGTTCCAGAACGCCTCGAGCGGTGGCGCGCTCGTCGTTTTGAGGCTGCCTCTCGCCTTGGCCCGGAATGACGCAGAGAGCGAAGGATCTAGCCGGCCGGTTGTCTCTGCATCGTGAGATGTGGCAGTCGACGGTTCCCGTCAAACCGGTCTAGCCGTGACGGGATTGCGACCAACCGCAAAAACAGAAAAGGCCGCCACGCGGCGACCTTTTTCTAACAGCTTGGTTTTCCGGAGGAAAACTGGAGCGGGTGAGGCGATTCGAACGCCCGACCCCAACCTTGGCAAGGTTGTGCTCTACCCCTGAGCTACACCCGCTCACACGGCCTTGGGCCGCAAGCCGGGCCTATATGGCCGAAGACCGCGCCGAATGCAACAGGGAAAAATGCGCTTTTTGCATCGTTGGCAAAAGTGACCAAAACGCCTTGGCTTGCAGGCTCCCTCTGCTCTATGGATCAGGAGGATACGCGTTCATATGGCGCACGGATGGCGATGTCGGATCCTTGCGCGGCAATTGGTGGAGCAGCATGGCCAAGACTGAAGACGAGCTTTTCGCTTTCCTGGCCGGCCTGGGCATCGAGGTTTCGACGCGCCGGCATGCACCGCTCTTCACCGTTGCCGATTCGCAGGCGCTGCGCGGTGAAATCGCCGGCGGGCACACCAAAAACCTGTTCCTCAAGGACAAGAAGGACAATTTCTTCCTGGTGACCGTCGACGAGGAAGCGGAGGTCGACCTCAAACAGATCCACCATCTGATCGGGGCGACCAGCCGGGTTTCGTTCGGCAAGCCCGAAAAACTGCTGGAATTGCTCGGGGTCGTTCCCGGCGCCGTCACCGTCTTCGGGCTGATCAACGACAGCGAAAAGCAGGTCAAGATCGTGCTCGACGCGCCGCTGATGGAAAATCAGGTCATCAACGCGCATCCGTTGACCAATGAAGCGACCACATCGATCACTTCGGGCGACCTGATCAGATTCATCGAGGCAACCGGCCACGAGCCTGTTATCTTGAAAGTCTCGGCGTGATCGCCACATTGGTGGCAAACCAGCCCCTGCAGAACTGGGCCGCCGTTTTTTGCCGGCGACCCGAAAGGACAAGATGATGAGTGACCAAAATCCGTTCGGCGGCATGGGCAACGCGTATACGACAACCGTCCAGTATGGCGGGCAGAACGGCGGGGCCGCACCGGCAAATGGCGCCGCCGGCAACCTGATCAAGGATACGACCACGGCGACCTTCACCGCCGACGTCATCCAGGAATCGCGAAACCAGCCGGTGCTGGTGGATTTCTGGGCACCCTGGTGCGGACCGTGCAAGCAGCTGACGCCCTTGCTGGAAAAGGCAATCAACGCTGCCGGTGGCACGGTGAAGCTCGTCAAGATGAACATCGACGAGCATCCTTCCATCGCCGGACAGCTTGGTATCCAGTCCATTCCAGCGGTCATCGCTTTCAAGAACGGACAGCCTGTCGACGGCTTCATGGGCGCTGTTCCCGAAAGCCAGATCCGTGAATTCATCGAGCGGGTCGGCGGCAAGGGTGGCGGCCAGCCGCAGCTTGCCGAGGCCCTGGCTGCCGCAACCGAGGCTCGCGGTGCCGGCGATGTGCAGACCGCTGCCGATATCTATCAGTCGATCCTGGAGCAGGCGCCGGATACGGTCGAAGCGATCGCCGGCCTTGCCGAGATTCTGTTCGATGCCGGCGACGCGGCTGGTGCGGAAGCGGTGCTGAGCCAGGTTCCCGAAGGCAAGGCCGATGCACCGGCAATCAGTGCCGTGCGGGCACGGATAGCGCTTGCCGCGCAGGCATCGGAGCTCGGCAACCCGGCTGAGCTTGAGAAGCGTCTTGCCGAGAACCCGAAGGATCACCAGGCTCGCTTCGACCTTGCCATGATCCAGAATGCGATGGGCGAACGCGAAAAGGCGGCCGACAATCTGCTGGCGATCGTCAAGGCCGATCGTACCTGGAACGACGACGGCGCGCGCGCGCAGCTGTTGCAGCTGTTCGAAGCCTGGGGCATGACCGACGAGGTGACCTTGTCGACGCGCCGCAAACTGTCCTCGCTGCTGTTCTCGTAAAAGCACAGCGCGGACGAGCCTTCGCTGGGAGCCCGGCAAGCCTCGAAAGGGGCATTGGCCGGTCTCTTCGCGAAATATGTGACTGGAGCATTTTGTAGCCAAGTGGAATCACTTGGCGTCGCCAAAATGCGGCGAAAATAAAAACTTAGAGCGTTTCCGCGTTTCCGTGAAAAACGGAAGCGCTCTGGACAGGAAAAGGGATGCGCGCGGGAAACACGCGATATCGGCTCGAAACCGATTTGCCTGCCTCGATCGCGGTTTTTCCGCTGGAGGGAGCACTGCTTCTGCCTGGCGGACGCTTGCCGCTGAACATTTTCGAGCCGCGCTACCTGCAGATGGTGGACGACATTCTGGGCGGGTCGCGCCTGATCGGCATGATCCAGCCAAGCCTCGATGGTGCACTGCGTGACGATGGCGAGCCGGAACTGAGCGGCATCGGCTGTATCGGCCGGTTGACGTCCTACATGGAAACCGGCGACGGCCGCTATGTCGTGTCGCTTCAAGGGGTCTGCCGTTTCCGGGTCACGCAGGAACTCAGCGTCCGCACGCCGTTCCGGCAATGCCGGGTGGCGCCTTTCCTGGCCGACCTCGAGGAAGATCCATCGGCATCGGCGGTCGACCGCACGGCCTTGCTCAAAGCTTTCAGGGCCTATCTGCAGGCCAACGATCTGGAAGCGGACTGGGAAAGCGTGAGCCGCGCAGACAACGCCATGCTGGTCAATGCGCTGTCGATGATGGCGCCTTATGGCGCGGCCGAAAAGCAGGCACTTCTGGAAGCGCAGGACCTGAAGAACCGGGCTGAGACGCTGATCGCCATCACCGAAATGACGCTGGCGCGCGAAGGCGAGGATTTCGGTCCGGGGTTGCAGTAGGGTTCCTGCAACAGGGCTGGAGATGCAAAGCATGGGTGAGCGGGAAGGCAAGAAGGTCGATGTAGACCCCAAGCTGCTGGAGCTCCTGGTGTGCCCGCTGACCAAGGGACCTCTGGCCTGGGATGCGGAACGCTGCGAACTGGTCTCGCGCGTTGCCAAGCTGGCTTATCCGGTTCGCGACGGGATTCCGATCATGCTGCCCTCCGAGGCGCGGTCGATAACACCGGGTAAGGGTTGAACCGGGGATTGTTGGCAGACATCTGTCAATTGATGCCGGTCAATGAAAGTTGCGGCCCTTCGGCATGACGCTCTGTGCATCATCGGCGAGGGTGCGGAAATCCTGCTCCGATGGCTTCCGTTGCAGCTCGGGCATGCTGCCGTGACTTCGATTGGCGGAACCGGTCAGAAGTTTCCTGCCGTCGGCCGATCTGGCGAGGTCCGGGTGCGTGTCTTCCAGCAAGGTCGACAGCCAGGGCGTCAGATCTTCGATCCTGTCCGCGACGATGTGAATGACATCCGACTCGCATTGCAACTTGCCGGTGACCCGGACGAAGCGTGCGCCCATGATGATCGGCCGAAAGCGCGCGAAAGTCGATTTCCAGAAGATCACATTGGCAACGGTCTTCTCATCCTCGAGGGTGAGGAAGATAGCATTGCCGTTACCCGGACGCTGGCGCACCAGCACGAGGCCGGCGACGGTGACGCGCCTGCCGTCCGGCACCGAAGACAGCAGCGCGTTCGGAGTGACGCCGCTGCGGGTTAGTCGGTCGCGCAGGAACGAGACCGGATGCGCCTTGAGCGACAGGCCGAGCGAACGATAATCGTGAATGACGTGTTCACCCGACTGCATCATCGGCAGTTTCGTCGCTGGTTCGAGATCGGGAAGCCTGATGTCGGGCTGATCGAACAAGGGAAGCCGCTCCGCAGCCTTGCGACCATCCAGAGCACGCACTGCCCACAGGGCGTCACGCCGGCTGATGCCAAGCGAGCGAAACGCATCGGCCTCGGCCAGCTTTTCGATCTCGTCGGTGTCGAGGCCGGAGCGCAGCCAGACATCGCGCACGGATTCGTAGCCGTCGCCGCGCCGGGCGATGAAAGTGGTCATCCTGTCTTTCGATAGGCCCTTGATCTGGCGAAAGCCCAATCGCACGGCATGATCCGTTACGATGACGCCGCGCATTCCGGCATGGCGGCTCACGATGCGATCGGCATCGAAGGATGCCTTTTCAAGCGTGCAATCCCAGACGGAGGTGTTGATGTCGACGTCGCGGACCTCGACGCCATGATCGCGGGCATCCCGCACCAGCTGGGCGGGTTGGTAGAAGCCCATCGGCTGCGAGTTGAGGATCGCGGCACAGAAGACGTCGGGGTAAAAGGTCTTGAACCAGCAGGACGCATAGACGAGCAGGGCGAAGGACGCGGCATGGCTTTCCGGGAAGCCGTATTCGCCAAAACCTTCGATCTGCTTGAAGCAACGCTCGGCAAATTCCCTGGGGTAGCCGCGCTCGACCATGCCATTGATCATGCGGTCGCGGTAATTGCCGATGGTTCCGGTACGCTTGAATGTCGCCATGGCGCGACGCAACTGGTCGGCCTCCCCCGGCTTGAAGCCGCCGGCCACGATGGCGATTTTCATGGCCTGTTCCTGGAACAGGGGCACGCCCATGGTCTTCCCCAAAATTTCCTTCAATTCCGGTTTGGGGTATTCGGCAGCTTCCTTGCCCTGTCTGCGCCGCAGATAAGGATGCACCATGTTGCCCTGGATGGGGCCGGGGCGGACGATCGCAACTTCGATGACGAGATCGTAGAAAGTGCGTGGCCGCAAGCGTGGCAACATCGACATCTGCGCGCGGGATTCGATCTGAAAAACCCCCAGGGTGTCGGCGCGGCAAATCATATCGTAGACGCGCTGATCGCTCTCGGGGAGTGTCGCCAGGGAATAAGGCCGGCCGAATTCGTCGCGTGCGGGATAATGATCTTCCAGCAGGGTGAAGGCGCGCTTCAGGCATGACAGCATGCCGAGCGCCAGCACGTCGACCTTGAGGATCTTCACCGCGTCGAGATCGTCCTTGTCCCATTCGACCATCTTGCGTTCATCCATCGCCGTCTTGACGATGGGAACGATCTCGTCGAGCCGGTCCTTGGTGATGACGAAGCCGCCGACATGCTGGGTGAGATGGCGCGGAAAACCCATGATCTCGTTGGCGAGATCAACCACGTGCCTGGTCAATGGATCGCTTCGATCAAGACCGCCGGCCTGGGTTTCCCGTTCACCGAGTTCGGATGAATACCAGCCCCAGATCGAGCTCGACAAAGCGCTGCGGACGTCTTCGGAAAGGCCCATGGCCTTGGCGACCTCGCGCAAGGCCGAACGGCCGCGATAGCTGGTGACGGCAGCGGCAAGCGCGGTGTGCTTCTCTTTGTACTTGTCATAGATGTAGGCGATGACTTCATCCCGCCTCTCATGTTCGAAGTCGACGTCGATATCCGGGGGTTCGTTTCGTTCCTCGGAAATGAAGCGCTCGAAAAGCGTATCGATTCGCTCAGGTCCCACCTCGGTAATGCCGACGCAGAAGCAGACGATCGAATTGGCGGCCGAGCCCCGTCCCTGACAGAGAATTCCCTTTTCGCGCGCAAAGCGCATGATGTCGTGCACCGTCAGGAAATAGCGCGCATAGTTGAGGCGCTCGATGAGCGCGAGTTCCTCAAGGATACGCTTGCGCACACCCGCCGGTACGCCGGCCGGATAACGGAGAGCCGCACCTTCCCAAGCCAGCCGGGCCAGTTCTTCCTGCGGTCCGAGACCCGACAAGGTCGGCTCGTCAGGATAGTTGTATTCGAGTTCGCTCAGCGAAAACCGCAAGGTCTCACCGAAGCGCCGTGTCTGTTCCAGCGCGTCTGGATATCGGCGAAAAAGCCGGGCCATTTCGATGGCCGGTTTCATGTGGCGTTCGGCATTTGCCGCCAGTTCGAAACCGGCCTCGGCGACGGGAACATTGAGGCGGATCGCGGTGACCACGTCCTGGAGCGGCCGGCGCGCGGGCGTGTGGTAGAGCACGTCATTGGTCGCCATCAGGGGCAGGCCGGCCGCGGCGGCCAGGGCTGCTGCCTGCTCCAGCCGGAAGCGGTCGTTGCCCCGATAGTCGGGAGCCGCCGCCAGCCACAGGTTGCCGTCGAAGCGATCTTTCAGCTGCCGTAGCAGGGCCAGTTGCGTTTCGCCCTCGTCCAGGAGATCAGGCAGAACGGCGAGCGACAGGCGGTCGCCCCATTCGAGCAAATCGGCCCGCTCGAGCAGCGTTGCGCCTTTCTCCGTCTCGGGACGCAGGTTGGCCTGGGTGAGCATGCGGCACAGATGCCCCCACCCTTCGCGATCCCGCGGATAGGCCAGGATGTCGGGGGTGCCGTCGCCGAAGACCAGCCGGCAGCCGGGATGATAGGCTATGCCTTCGACCTTCGATTGCTGCCAGGCTCGTAC
This genomic window contains:
- a CDS encoding HAMP domain-containing sensor histidine kinase; this translates as MARLVALVDLDVTGDVPRLSGRLPDPRYDTPHSGLYWQVRDMDSQRTIRSRSLWDRILDTDPKLEGQRFSTMTGPAGQSLIALSLNANFKTNQQDKRYQIIVAQDRSILDDSIKDFAWSMVIALLVLGGALVVIAVLQVHFGLLPFKKLRQDVESIRKGTASSVERSYPAEVVPLVVEVNELLALQQKSIEFARSRAADLAHGLKTPLSVIGTIAHELEVRGDHHHAAAIANLADEMHERIDYQLRLSRLRHRARLHMLRAPLNPVVTRAMLVLQKTKEGERLEWLADLNDELDVDIDANDLIELVGIVLENAAKWAKSTVSIQIRKDGDVAELRISDDGPGIDQSNLKLVGVRGRRFDESAPGSGLGLAIAREIVALNNGSMSFQNASSGGALVVLRLPLALARNDAESEGSSRPVVSAS
- a CDS encoding prolyl-tRNA synthetase associated domain-containing protein, with amino-acid sequence MAKTEDELFAFLAGLGIEVSTRRHAPLFTVADSQALRGEIAGGHTKNLFLKDKKDNFFLVTVDEEAEVDLKQIHHLIGATSRVSFGKPEKLLELLGVVPGAVTVFGLINDSEKQVKIVLDAPLMENQVINAHPLTNEATTSITSGDLIRFIEATGHEPVILKVSA
- the trxA gene encoding thioredoxin is translated as MSDQNPFGGMGNAYTTTVQYGGQNGGAAPANGAAGNLIKDTTTATFTADVIQESRNQPVLVDFWAPWCGPCKQLTPLLEKAINAAGGTVKLVKMNIDEHPSIAGQLGIQSIPAVIAFKNGQPVDGFMGAVPESQIREFIERVGGKGGGQPQLAEALAAATEARGAGDVQTAADIYQSILEQAPDTVEAIAGLAEILFDAGDAAGAEAVLSQVPEGKADAPAISAVRARIALAAQASELGNPAELEKRLAENPKDHQARFDLAMIQNAMGEREKAADNLLAIVKADRTWNDDGARAQLLQLFEAWGMTDEVTLSTRRKLSSLLFS
- a CDS encoding LON peptidase substrate-binding domain-containing protein produces the protein MRAGNTRYRLETDLPASIAVFPLEGALLLPGGRLPLNIFEPRYLQMVDDILGGSRLIGMIQPSLDGALRDDGEPELSGIGCIGRLTSYMETGDGRYVVSLQGVCRFRVTQELSVRTPFRQCRVAPFLADLEEDPSASAVDRTALLKAFRAYLQANDLEADWESVSRADNAMLVNALSMMAPYGAAEKQALLEAQDLKNRAETLIAITEMTLAREGEDFGPGLQ
- a CDS encoding Trm112 family protein — protein: MGEREGKKVDVDPKLLELLVCPLTKGPLAWDAERCELVSRVAKLAYPVRDGIPIMLPSEARSITPGKG
- a CDS encoding error-prone DNA polymerase, producing the protein MIVQHAPAYAEFGVQSNFSFLRGASRPEELVVTAKLYGFSAIGIADRNTVAGVVRAWQQSKVEGIAYHPGCRLVFGDGTPDILAYPRDREGWGHLCRMLTQANLRPETEKGATLLERADLLEWGDRLSLAVLPDLLDEGETQLALLRQLKDRFDGNLWLAAAPDYRGNDRFRLEQAAALAAAAGLPLMATNDVLYHTPARRPLQDVVTAIRLNVPVAEAGFELAANAERHMKPAIEMARLFRRYPDALEQTRRFGETLRFSLSELEYNYPDEPTLSGLGPQEELARLAWEGAALRYPAGVPAGVRKRILEELALIERLNYARYFLTVHDIMRFAREKGILCQGRGSAANSIVCFCVGITEVGPERIDTLFERFISEERNEPPDIDVDFEHERRDEVIAYIYDKYKEKHTALAAAVTSYRGRSALREVAKAMGLSEDVRSALSSSIWGWYSSELGERETQAGGLDRSDPLTRHVVDLANEIMGFPRHLTQHVGGFVITKDRLDEIVPIVKTAMDERKMVEWDKDDLDAVKILKVDVLALGMLSCLKRAFTLLEDHYPARDEFGRPYSLATLPESDQRVYDMICRADTLGVFQIESRAQMSMLPRLRPRTFYDLVIEVAIVRPGPIQGNMVHPYLRRRQGKEAAEYPKPELKEILGKTMGVPLFQEQAMKIAIVAGGFKPGEADQLRRAMATFKRTGTIGNYRDRMINGMVERGYPREFAERCFKQIEGFGEYGFPESHAASFALLVYASCWFKTFYPDVFCAAILNSQPMGFYQPAQLVRDARDHGVEVRDVDINTSVWDCTLEKASFDADRIVSRHAGMRGVIVTDHAVRLGFRQIKGLSKDRMTTFIARRGDGYESVRDVWLRSGLDTDEIEKLAEADAFRSLGISRRDALWAVRALDGRKAAERLPLFDQPDIRLPDLEPATKLPMMQSGEHVIHDYRSLGLSLKAHPVSFLRDRLTRSGVTPNALLSSVPDGRRVTVAGLVLVRQRPGNGNAIFLTLEDEKTVANVIFWKSTFARFRPIIMGARFVRVTGKLQCESDVIHIVADRIEDLTPWLSTLLEDTHPDLARSADGRKLLTGSANRSHGSMPELQRKPSEQDFRTLADDAQSVMPKGRNFH